A region from the Polyangium spumosum genome encodes:
- a CDS encoding styrene monooxygenase/indole monooxygenase family protein — protein sequence MSSIGIVGAGIAGLQLGLYLRSRGISCTLYTDRSGDEIRSSRLPSTAALLGSTRARDRELGIRHWDDAAFGCFHVDVRVKGLPELSLRGRVDPPALFIDMRLYLPRLLEDFEARGGPVVRSGALGPAEVARLGDVHDLVVVATGRGELGAMFPRDLDRSPWLEPQRRLFAGLFRGINFPDELGLLFQIIPGQGEIFESQLLTADGPVSCLLFEAIPESSLDAVTRVPCDDDPGVVEGLVLDLLEAHAPTVHARVDRSSFQLTGALDWMQAAIVPTARRAYVALGEGRFAVAVGDTFATHDPVLWQGANAASRGARALGEAIVQALAEGRPLDHAFCAGVDERLWSLVGPSMQWTNAFLSPPPPHAMAIFCAASRDQGIADAFASNFDDPALQWRIFRGPEGASAFLEGFRGARPSRARGATSQAPASA from the coding sequence ATGAGCAGCATTGGCATCGTGGGAGCCGGGATCGCGGGGTTGCAGCTCGGGCTGTACCTCCGCAGCCGCGGTATTTCCTGTACCCTTTACACCGATCGATCGGGCGACGAGATCCGATCCTCGCGCCTCCCGAGCACCGCGGCGCTGCTCGGCTCCACGCGCGCCCGGGATCGCGAGCTCGGCATCCGCCATTGGGATGACGCCGCGTTTGGTTGTTTTCACGTCGATGTACGTGTCAAGGGATTGCCGGAGCTCTCCCTGCGGGGCCGGGTCGATCCTCCCGCGCTTTTCATCGACATGCGGCTCTACCTCCCGCGCCTGCTCGAGGATTTCGAGGCGCGCGGCGGCCCCGTGGTCCGTTCGGGGGCCCTCGGCCCTGCGGAGGTCGCGCGCCTCGGCGACGTGCACGACCTGGTCGTCGTGGCGACCGGCCGCGGCGAGCTCGGGGCCATGTTCCCGCGTGATCTCGACCGATCGCCCTGGCTCGAGCCCCAGCGCCGGCTCTTCGCGGGCCTCTTTCGGGGCATCAACTTCCCGGACGAGCTCGGTCTCCTGTTCCAGATCATCCCTGGGCAGGGGGAAATTTTCGAGAGCCAGCTCCTCACGGCGGACGGCCCCGTCAGTTGCCTCCTGTTCGAGGCCATCCCCGAGAGCTCGCTCGACGCCGTCACGCGTGTCCCTTGCGACGACGATCCGGGCGTCGTCGAGGGCCTCGTGCTCGATTTGCTGGAGGCGCATGCGCCCACGGTCCATGCCCGCGTCGATCGTTCGTCCTTCCAGCTCACGGGCGCCCTCGATTGGATGCAGGCCGCGATCGTGCCCACGGCGCGGCGCGCGTATGTCGCGCTCGGCGAGGGCCGCTTCGCCGTCGCGGTGGGCGATACCTTCGCGACGCACGATCCCGTGCTCTGGCAGGGCGCGAACGCGGCCTCGCGCGGGGCGCGGGCGCTCGGCGAGGCGATCGTGCAGGCGCTCGCCGAAGGGCGCCCCCTCGATCACGCGTTCTGCGCGGGCGTGGACGAGCGCCTCTGGTCGCTCGTCGGCCCCTCGATGCAGTGGACGAACGCCTTCCTCTCCCCGCCGCCGCCCCACGCGATGGCCATCTTCTGCGCGGCGTCGCGGGATCAGGGCATCGCGGACGCGTTCGCCTCGAACTTCGACGATCCTGCCTTGCAATGGCGCATCTTCCGCGGCCCCGAGGGCGCCTCTGCCTTCCTCGAGGGCTTCCGCGGGGCCCGGCCCTCGCGCGCCCGCGGCGCGACCTCGCAGGCGCCTGCTTCTGCCTAG
- a CDS encoding TVP38/TMEM64 family protein, with protein MRRRLERVLLLLGLLALPLVLLRMPAVRAALASLVGYMREASVLGALLFLGVEVLALAITTPLWVMSGLAGYAYGFGKGLAIAWPGVTLGVCACFLFGRASLGKLLSSRAGESHFWRAVERAVRADGFKITFLLRVCFALPQNLGTYMLSATPLSLRDFAAGSFLGLLPATLFHVYVGASVDDVAKLLSGEAKAPGALGVWTLVLGFVVTLGALVVTSRIARRSLDKALAANAKAMEP; from the coding sequence ATGCGGCGCCGCCTCGAACGAGTCCTCCTGCTCCTCGGGCTGCTCGCCTTGCCGCTCGTGCTCCTGCGCATGCCGGCCGTGCGCGCCGCGCTCGCCTCGCTCGTCGGGTACATGCGCGAGGCGAGCGTCCTGGGCGCGCTCTTGTTCCTGGGCGTCGAGGTCCTCGCCCTCGCGATCACCACGCCCCTCTGGGTGATGTCGGGCCTCGCGGGCTACGCGTATGGCTTCGGCAAGGGGCTCGCGATCGCGTGGCCGGGCGTCACCCTGGGCGTCTGCGCGTGTTTCCTCTTCGGCCGCGCCTCGCTCGGCAAGCTCCTCTCGTCGCGCGCGGGCGAGTCCCATTTCTGGCGCGCCGTCGAGCGCGCCGTCCGCGCCGACGGCTTCAAGATCACCTTCCTCCTGCGCGTATGCTTCGCCCTGCCGCAGAACCTCGGCACGTACATGCTCTCGGCCACGCCGCTCTCCCTGCGTGATTTCGCGGCTGGCTCCTTCCTCGGCCTCTTGCCGGCCACCCTCTTTCACGTCTACGTCGGCGCGAGCGTCGACGACGTCGCCAAGCTCCTCTCCGGCGAGGCCAAGGCGCCCGGGGCGCTCGGCGTATGGACGCTCGTCCTCGGGTTCGTCGTGACGCTCGGCGCGCTCGTCGTCACCTCGCGGATCGCGCGCCGCTCCCTCGACAAGGCGCTCGCCGCGAACGCGAAGGCCATGGAGCCCTGA
- a CDS encoding alpha/beta fold hydrolase gives MTSVACRSHRRSFRGGNVFWEEWAPHGGSAHERQRPAVLVHGLADTCRTWNKIAPALARDRRLYALDLPGHGQSCRYDASYDVSWYAGLVVEWIRSLGLSDFDIIGHSLGGGIAMRVLLEQPGRVHRLALVAAGGLGLEVAAPLRLASSAGLLDLAAPALMGIGTNAGVRVLGGNFDEMERKHLVEMNARPGTARALFRTLRQAVDLKGQREHLLDHAHRLRELPPLAVYWGDKDPVIPVRHAERVHHYLDGAVVRRFPNVGHYPHREAVPEILSELFRFLDEPQAPPRVRPGARPPRAPEDARPSLWRRLAGARLAEVE, from the coding sequence ATGACGTCCGTCGCTTGCCGCAGCCATCGCCGTTCGTTCCGGGGGGGCAACGTGTTCTGGGAGGAGTGGGCTCCGCACGGAGGGAGCGCCCACGAGCGCCAGAGGCCCGCCGTCCTCGTGCACGGCCTCGCGGATACCTGCCGGACCTGGAACAAGATCGCCCCGGCGCTCGCGCGGGATCGGCGGCTTTATGCCCTCGATCTGCCTGGGCACGGGCAGTCGTGCCGCTACGACGCCTCGTACGACGTCTCCTGGTACGCGGGCCTCGTCGTCGAATGGATTCGTTCGCTCGGGCTCTCGGATTTCGACATCATCGGCCATTCCCTCGGCGGCGGCATTGCGATGCGCGTGCTGCTCGAGCAGCCGGGGCGCGTGCATCGCCTGGCGCTCGTCGCCGCGGGGGGGCTCGGCCTCGAGGTCGCCGCGCCTCTGCGCCTCGCCTCCTCGGCGGGCCTGCTCGACCTCGCGGCGCCCGCGCTCATGGGGATCGGCACGAACGCCGGGGTGCGCGTGCTCGGGGGCAATTTTGATGAAATGGAGCGCAAGCACCTCGTCGAGATGAACGCCCGCCCGGGCACGGCGCGCGCGCTCTTCCGGACGCTCCGCCAGGCCGTCGATCTGAAGGGGCAACGCGAGCACCTGCTCGACCACGCCCACCGGCTACGCGAGCTCCCGCCGCTCGCGGTGTACTGGGGCGATAAAGATCCGGTGATCCCCGTGCGGCACGCGGAGCGCGTGCACCATTACCTCGACGGCGCCGTCGTGCGGCGGTTCCCGAACGTCGGCCATTACCCGCACCGCGAGGCCGTGCCCGAGATCCTGTCCGAGCTCTTCCGGTTCCTCGACGAACCGCAAGCGCCGCCGCGCGTGCGGCCCGGCGCGCGTCCTCCGCGCGCGCCCGAGGACGCGCGCCCGTCGCTCTGGCGCAGGCTCGCGGGGGCGAGGCTCGCCGAGGTCGAGTGA
- a CDS encoding VOC family protein gives MTNLLVNIDVDDLDRAIRFYTGAFDLRIGRRFGGAGVELLGANAAIFLLVKPADHLPFPGSTSPRSYARHWTPVHLDFVVDDLDAALARAEAAGALREGDVAENAWGRIVMLSDPFGHGLCLIQFSAEGYDAIADR, from the coding sequence ATGACAAACCTGCTCGTCAACATCGACGTCGATGACCTCGACCGCGCGATCCGATTCTACACCGGCGCCTTCGACCTCCGGATCGGCCGCCGCTTCGGCGGCGCCGGCGTGGAGCTCCTCGGCGCGAACGCCGCGATCTTTCTGCTCGTGAAGCCGGCGGATCACCTCCCCTTCCCCGGCTCGACCTCGCCTCGGTCCTATGCCCGCCACTGGACGCCGGTCCACCTCGATTTCGTGGTGGACGACCTCGACGCGGCGCTCGCGCGGGCCGAGGCCGCGGGGGCCCTTCGAGAGGGAGACGTCGCCGAGAACGCCTGGGGCCGGATCGTGATGCTCTCCGATCCCTTCGGGCACGGGCTCTGCCTGATTCAGTTTTCGGCCGAGGGCTACGACGCGATCGCGGATCGATAG
- a CDS encoding alpha/beta hydrolase family protein, with protein MRSPIVSMLVLLAGIPLSGCRETPTAHAETRPPAPTPAPEPLPSPAERAVERLSLIPEFPRATGGPFPFGAQDFLVWRSRVPRIEEVEITSSLDGTRQRALFYDPGRDEPRPLLVALHSWSENYLQNIGIPYGIFAERNGWVMIHPDHRGPYRTPHSVASELALGDVLDAVAYARRRARIDTSRIYLVGYSGSAMTSLVLAGRHPEIWAGVVSWVPIYDLVDWYGHLRSNMPDRHYAHEVAAACGGAPRPGTPAEEECRRRSPRSHLRGARGRVNVYLGVGIWDQLVPPDHALRAFNDLAAPEDRVPEGAIVRIKKTRSIPEALGIPDPRPLYDAAKAKVVFERTSERATVVVFLGGHDVIYNAGLSWLGEQRRDVLP; from the coding sequence ATGCGTAGCCCCATCGTTTCCATGCTCGTGCTGCTCGCGGGGATCCCCCTCTCGGGGTGTCGGGAGACGCCCACGGCTCACGCGGAGACCCGCCCACCTGCGCCTACGCCGGCGCCAGAGCCATTGCCCTCGCCGGCCGAACGAGCGGTCGAGCGGCTCTCCTTGATTCCGGAGTTTCCACGCGCGACCGGCGGTCCGTTCCCGTTCGGCGCGCAGGATTTTTTGGTGTGGCGCTCCCGCGTGCCGCGCATCGAGGAGGTCGAGATCACCTCGTCCCTCGACGGGACCAGGCAACGCGCCCTCTTTTACGATCCGGGCCGGGACGAGCCCCGGCCGCTGCTCGTGGCGCTCCATAGCTGGAGCGAGAACTACCTGCAGAACATCGGGATCCCGTACGGGATCTTCGCGGAGCGTAATGGCTGGGTGATGATCCACCCCGATCACCGCGGCCCCTACCGGACGCCCCATTCGGTGGCCTCCGAGCTCGCGCTCGGGGACGTCCTCGACGCCGTGGCCTATGCCAGGCGGCGCGCCAGGATCGACACGTCGCGCATCTACCTCGTCGGTTACTCGGGCAGCGCGATGACGTCGCTCGTGCTCGCGGGCCGGCACCCGGAGATCTGGGCGGGTGTCGTCTCCTGGGTGCCCATTTACGACCTCGTGGACTGGTACGGCCATCTCCGCTCGAACATGCCCGATCGCCATTACGCGCACGAGGTCGCCGCGGCGTGCGGCGGCGCGCCTCGGCCGGGCACGCCCGCGGAGGAGGAGTGCCGGCGGCGGAGCCCACGCTCGCACCTGAGAGGCGCGCGGGGACGCGTGAACGTGTATCTCGGCGTGGGGATCTGGGACCAGCTCGTCCCCCCGGACCACGCATTACGCGCCTTCAACGACCTCGCCGCGCCCGAGGATCGGGTCCCGGAGGGCGCCATCGTGCGCATCAAGAAGACGCGGAGCATCCCCGAGGCCCTCGGCATCCCCGACCCGCGCCCGCTCTACGACGCGGCGAAGGCGAAGGTGGTCTTCGAACGCACGAGCGAACGCGCGACGGTGGTGGTTTTTCTGGGCGGGCACGACGTGATCTACAACGCGGGGCTCTCGTGGCTTGGAGAGCAGCGCCGAGACGTGCTCCCATGA
- a CDS encoding alpha/beta fold hydrolase: MEPAFTLASRFPGGEGASGLGAWKQRVPGVEPVTIQSSADGAAQRAMFYDSGSPGKRPLIVVLHSWSTDWRQNIGIPYAMFARQNDWVFVHPDFRGPYLRPEAAASDLAVQDILDAVAYAKQRGHVDETRIYLAGFSGGGMTALAMAGRHPEVWAGVVAWAPVYDIPDWYVYNKKHAPKRHYARFIEGVCRGAPKPGTKAFEACKRRSPSALAARAKQAGVPVYVATGIRDDVVPPQHSISAFNDLADPADRVADDVLPKLRSQKATRRVSATSADDLYQRAGAPAYLTRTSGNATLVLFEGGHDVVFEAGLAWLRDRRRTTSKNP, translated from the coding sequence GTGGAGCCCGCGTTCACGCTCGCCTCCCGATTTCCAGGCGGCGAGGGCGCTTCGGGGCTCGGGGCCTGGAAGCAGCGCGTGCCCGGGGTCGAGCCCGTGACGATACAATCGTCGGCCGACGGCGCCGCGCAGCGCGCGATGTTTTACGACTCCGGCTCGCCGGGGAAGCGGCCTCTGATCGTGGTCTTGCATAGCTGGAGCACCGACTGGCGGCAGAACATCGGCATCCCGTATGCCATGTTCGCGAGGCAAAACGACTGGGTCTTCGTGCACCCCGATTTCCGCGGACCGTACCTCCGGCCCGAGGCCGCCGCCTCGGACCTCGCCGTGCAGGACATCCTCGACGCCGTCGCGTACGCGAAGCAGCGCGGCCACGTGGACGAGACGCGTATCTATCTCGCGGGCTTCTCCGGCGGCGGGATGACCGCGCTCGCGATGGCGGGCCGGCACCCGGAGGTCTGGGCGGGCGTCGTGGCCTGGGCGCCCGTGTACGACATCCCCGATTGGTACGTGTACAACAAGAAACACGCGCCGAAGCGGCATTATGCGCGCTTCATCGAGGGCGTGTGCCGCGGCGCGCCGAAGCCCGGCACGAAGGCGTTCGAGGCGTGCAAGCGCCGCAGCCCGAGCGCGCTCGCCGCGCGGGCCAAGCAGGCCGGCGTGCCCGTCTACGTCGCCACCGGCATCCGGGACGACGTCGTGCCCCCGCAGCACTCGATCTCCGCATTCAACGACCTCGCCGATCCGGCCGATCGGGTGGCCGACGACGTGCTCCCGAAGCTCCGCTCCCAGAAGGCCACGCGGCGCGTATCGGCGACCTCCGCCGACGATCTTTATCAGCGCGCCGGCGCCCCGGCGTACCTCACGCGCACCTCGGGCAACGCCACGCTCGTGCTCTTCGAGGGCGGGCACGACGTCGTCTTCGAAGCGGGCCTCGCCTGGCTGCGCGACAGGCGCAGGACGACGTCGAAAAACCCGTGA
- a CDS encoding ABC-F family ATP-binding cassette domain-containing protein, with protein sequence MIRLDSIGKRHGKQILFVEASAAVNRGEKIGLVGPNGSGKTTLFRMITREEQPDEGQIAIDRGATVGYFRQDVGEMKGKSIVAETMDGVGPVSDIAAELAELEAALADPDRVDEMEELLERYGQAQAKWSELDGYALDARAREILAGLGFSNELMDKDVGTLSGGWKMRVALAKILLLRPDVLLLDEPTNHLDIESIIWLEGFLKSYEGALVITAHDRAFMNRICTKILEIDGGDLTTFTGNYDFYERQRQIAAEQAEAQYERQQAMLAKEMRFIERFKTHAAKAAQVQSRVKKLDKIEKMEPPKKSKRPPMFDFRAPPRSGEDVAKLEGVVKRYGSRTVYDGLDFLVRRRERWCVMGVNGAGKSTLLKIIAGELSPDVGGASLGASVKLGYFAQHAMDVLDPTLTVIGTLIHSFPEASLGTLRTLAGCFGFSGDDVEKSVRVLSGGEKARLVLARMLYDPPNFLVLDEPTNHLDITTKEMLVEALSNFEGTMLFVSHDRHFLAALSNRVLELTPEGVHKYGGGYLEYVATSGHEAPGLRR encoded by the coding sequence ATGATCCGGCTCGACTCCATTGGCAAGCGCCACGGCAAGCAGATCCTCTTCGTCGAGGCCTCTGCCGCCGTCAACCGCGGCGAGAAGATTGGCCTCGTCGGCCCGAACGGCTCGGGCAAGACCACGCTCTTCCGGATGATCACCCGCGAGGAGCAGCCGGACGAGGGGCAGATCGCCATCGATCGTGGCGCCACGGTCGGGTATTTCCGGCAAGACGTCGGCGAGATGAAGGGCAAGAGCATCGTCGCCGAGACGATGGATGGCGTCGGCCCCGTCTCCGACATCGCGGCCGAGCTCGCCGAGCTCGAGGCGGCGCTCGCGGATCCGGACCGCGTGGACGAGATGGAGGAGCTGCTCGAGCGATACGGGCAAGCCCAGGCGAAATGGAGCGAGCTCGACGGTTATGCGCTCGACGCGCGGGCGCGCGAGATCCTCGCGGGCCTCGGCTTCTCGAACGAGCTCATGGACAAGGACGTCGGTACGCTCTCCGGCGGCTGGAAGATGCGCGTGGCCCTCGCGAAGATCCTCCTGCTCCGGCCCGACGTGCTCCTGCTCGACGAGCCGACGAACCACCTCGACATCGAGTCGATCATCTGGCTCGAGGGGTTCTTGAAGTCGTACGAGGGCGCGCTCGTCATCACCGCCCACGATCGCGCCTTCATGAACCGGATCTGCACGAAGATCCTGGAGATCGACGGCGGCGATCTGACGACGTTCACGGGCAATTACGATTTTTACGAGCGGCAGCGGCAGATCGCGGCCGAGCAGGCCGAGGCGCAATACGAGCGCCAGCAGGCGATGCTCGCCAAGGAGATGCGGTTCATCGAGCGGTTCAAGACCCACGCGGCCAAGGCGGCGCAGGTCCAGAGCCGGGTGAAGAAGCTCGACAAGATCGAGAAGATGGAGCCGCCGAAGAAGAGCAAGCGGCCGCCGATGTTCGATTTCCGGGCGCCGCCGCGCTCGGGCGAGGACGTCGCCAAGCTCGAGGGCGTGGTGAAGCGGTACGGGAGCCGCACGGTGTACGACGGGCTCGATTTCCTGGTCCGGCGGCGCGAGCGGTGGTGCGTGATGGGCGTGAACGGCGCGGGCAAATCCACGCTGCTCAAGATCATCGCGGGCGAGCTCTCGCCGGACGTGGGGGGCGCGTCGCTCGGCGCGAGCGTGAAGCTCGGGTATTTCGCGCAGCACGCGATGGACGTGCTCGACCCGACGCTCACGGTCATCGGCACCCTCATCCATTCGTTCCCCGAGGCCTCCCTCGGCACGCTGCGCACGCTGGCCGGCTGCTTCGGCTTCTCGGGCGACGACGTGGAGAAATCCGTGCGTGTGCTCTCCGGCGGGGAGAAGGCGCGGCTCGTCCTCGCGCGGATGCTCTACGATCCGCCGAATTTCCTCGTCCTCGACGAGCCGACGAACCACCTCGACATCACCACGAAGGAGATGCTGGTGGAGGCGCTCTCGAATTTCGAGGGCACGATGCTCTTCGTCTCCCACGACCGCCATTTCCTCGCGGCGCTCTCGAACCGCGTGCTCGAATTGACGCCGGAGGGCGTGCACAAGTACGGCGGCGGGTACCTCGAATACGTGGCCACGAGCGGGCACGAGGCGCCGGGGCTCCGGCGGTAG
- a CDS encoding GNAT family N-acetyltransferase, whose product MPTHDIVIVEDDEALRGWVDVVDAADVWGVPSFEDARYLRGLHPGRVDWVLQYDGRPVGAAFVRPAGGGSAGPCGVAGVWVIPAFRRRGLGSILHHALSEHARRLGLRELQIEAHESQRDARAYLERRGYEEIGREVELVLELDAVPMPEVNPPAGITLVTRAERPDLLHGMYEVAREAIPDIPVDEADEVGSFEAWLATDMDRPIHTHDFTFIALEGAEVVGYAVLQRGRGGVAFHSLTGVRRAWRGRGIASSLKRAQVAAAKRSGFRRLVTENAEGNDPIRHLNDAMGYRPVMSTIVFRGPLLGGC is encoded by the coding sequence ATGCCGACGCACGATATCGTCATCGTCGAGGACGACGAGGCCCTGCGGGGCTGGGTCGACGTCGTCGACGCCGCCGACGTCTGGGGTGTCCCCTCGTTCGAGGATGCTCGGTATCTGCGCGGCCTTCACCCGGGCCGCGTGGATTGGGTATTGCAGTATGACGGGCGGCCCGTGGGCGCGGCCTTCGTTCGACCCGCCGGCGGCGGGAGCGCAGGGCCGTGCGGCGTCGCGGGCGTGTGGGTGATTCCCGCGTTTCGTCGCCGGGGCCTGGGCTCGATCCTGCACCACGCGCTCTCGGAGCACGCGCGGCGGCTCGGGTTGCGCGAGCTGCAGATCGAGGCCCACGAGAGCCAGCGCGACGCCCGCGCCTACCTCGAGCGGCGTGGTTACGAGGAGATCGGCCGTGAGGTCGAGCTCGTGCTCGAGCTCGATGCGGTGCCGATGCCCGAGGTGAATCCTCCGGCCGGGATCACGCTCGTGACCCGGGCCGAGCGGCCGGACCTCTTGCACGGCATGTACGAGGTCGCGCGGGAGGCCATTCCCGACATCCCCGTGGACGAGGCGGACGAGGTGGGCTCCTTCGAGGCGTGGCTCGCCACGGACATGGACCGACCCATCCATACCCACGATTTCACGTTCATTGCCCTGGAAGGCGCCGAGGTGGTCGGGTATGCGGTGCTCCAGCGGGGCCGCGGCGGCGTCGCATTCCACAGCCTCACGGGTGTGCGGCGGGCGTGGCGCGGGCGAGGCATCGCGAGCTCGCTCAAACGCGCGCAGGTGGCGGCCGCGAAGCGATCCGGCTTCCGGCGCCTGGTGACGGAGAACGCCGAGGGGAACGACCCGATCCGGCACCTCAACGACGCCATGGGGTACAGGCCCGTCATGAGCACGATTGTCTTCCGCGGGCCGCTCCTCGGGGGCTGCTAG
- a CDS encoding aspartate aminotransferase family protein, with protein MAPIDHAEILRKGVEEFRDFVNPLVAARVLVTGEPHRIAGTRGGRLLLPDGRLIEDLHGTQSLGHRASAVADALRDYLATDAPSWYPSRVNPYAGRLGRALFERTGYDNAFFGMSGSDVVEAAMKLARAATGRPRLLSLVGAYHGTTMGSCALMNPGMFRDPFAPHLPGVSPVPREDVDALARALTPGDVAAIIVEPIQLEGGVFPLSESYIAALCELTEKHGVLLVADEVQTGLGRLGRFLGTSTWPRRPDVVVLAKALGGGLLPCSAMLTRKETFLRAYGKDMATAEAHNVTFGGNAMSCVAALSMLDLLTPEVFAVAGARGDHFQAALRRGLSGCPLVVEVRGAGLIAGVELLAVDHPWLSFEHFGIDELHGFSPIGLLVCHRMYKRGYYCFVCGHRWSTLRLQPRLDIEESALDAFVTALREEIDAIAELV; from the coding sequence ATGGCCCCGATCGATCACGCCGAGATCCTGCGCAAGGGCGTCGAGGAGTTTCGCGATTTCGTCAATCCGCTCGTCGCGGCGCGGGTGCTCGTGACGGGCGAGCCGCATCGAATCGCGGGGACGCGGGGCGGGCGGCTCCTCCTCCCGGACGGCCGGCTCATCGAGGATCTGCACGGCACGCAATCACTCGGGCACCGCGCCTCGGCCGTGGCGGACGCGCTGCGTGATTATCTCGCGACCGACGCGCCGTCCTGGTATCCGTCGCGGGTCAATCCTTATGCGGGGCGGCTCGGGCGCGCGCTCTTCGAGCGGACGGGTTACGACAACGCCTTCTTCGGGATGTCGGGCAGCGACGTGGTGGAGGCGGCGATGAAGCTCGCGCGCGCCGCCACGGGCCGCCCGCGCTTGCTCTCGCTCGTCGGCGCGTATCACGGCACCACGATGGGGAGCTGCGCGCTCATGAACCCGGGCATGTTCCGCGACCCCTTCGCGCCCCACCTCCCCGGGGTCTCGCCCGTCCCGCGCGAGGACGTCGACGCGCTCGCGCGCGCGCTCACGCCCGGGGACGTGGCCGCGATCATCGTGGAGCCGATCCAGCTCGAAGGAGGGGTGTTCCCTTTGTCCGAGTCCTACATTGCGGCGCTCTGCGAGCTCACCGAGAAACACGGCGTGTTGCTCGTGGCGGACGAGGTGCAGACGGGCCTCGGCCGGCTCGGGCGATTCCTCGGGACCTCGACCTGGCCACGCCGCCCGGACGTGGTCGTGCTGGCGAAGGCGCTCGGCGGGGGCCTCTTGCCCTGCTCGGCCATGCTCACGCGGAAGGAGACGTTCCTGCGGGCTTATGGCAAGGACATGGCCACGGCGGAGGCGCACAACGTGACGTTCGGCGGCAATGCGATGTCCTGCGTGGCGGCGCTCTCGATGCTGGATCTGCTCACGCCCGAGGTCTTCGCCGTGGCCGGGGCGCGTGGTGATCATTTCCAGGCGGCGCTCCGGCGCGGGCTCTCGGGCTGCCCGCTCGTCGTGGAGGTGCGCGGCGCGGGGCTCATCGCGGGCGTGGAGCTCCTCGCGGTCGACCACCCCTGGCTCTCGTTCGAGCATTTCGGCATCGACGAGCTCCACGGGTTCTCCCCGATCGGCCTGCTCGTCTGTCACCGCATGTACAAGCGGGGCTACTACTGCTTCGTCTGCGGGCACCGCTGGAGCACGCTCCGGCTGCAGCCGAGGCTCGATATCGAGGAGAGCGCGCTCGACGCGTTCGTGACGGCGCTGCGAGAAGAAATCGACGCGATCGCAGAGCTCGTGTAA
- a CDS encoding Maf family protein, giving the protein MDRLILASTSRFRRALLDRLGLPYEARSPRFEEDPPEGLAPRDVARAFAEGKARSIEASAGAWVIGADQVPEYDGGILRKTESPDDCRAQLAELSGRTHLLHTAVVLWSAERGRMLGETVTVELTMRALSPALIDRYVTLDDPVGSAGGYLFEKRGIGLFESVRGGDESAIVGLPLLSLCRLLREAGIEPFDLAR; this is encoded by the coding sequence ATGGACCGGCTGATCCTCGCATCCACGTCCCGCTTCCGCCGCGCGTTGCTCGACCGCCTCGGCCTGCCCTATGAAGCCCGCTCCCCGCGGTTCGAGGAGGACCCGCCCGAGGGCCTCGCGCCGCGAGACGTCGCCCGCGCGTTCGCCGAGGGCAAGGCGAGGAGCATCGAGGCGAGCGCCGGGGCCTGGGTCATCGGCGCCGATCAGGTGCCCGAATACGACGGCGGTATCCTGCGGAAAACCGAGAGCCCGGACGATTGCCGCGCGCAGCTCGCAGAGCTCTCGGGGCGCACGCACCTCTTGCACACCGCCGTGGTGCTCTGGTCGGCCGAACGGGGCCGGATGCTCGGCGAGACGGTCACCGTGGAGCTCACGATGCGCGCGCTCTCGCCGGCCCTGATCGACCGATACGTCACGCTCGACGACCCGGTGGGCAGCGCGGGCGGGTATCTCTTCGAGAAGCGCGGCATCGGCCTCTTCGAATCCGTGCGGGGCGGGGACGAGTCGGCCATCGTGGGGCTGCCTCTGCTCTCGCTCTGCCGCCTCCTCCGCGAAGCCGGGATCGAGCCCTTCGATCTCGCGAGGTGA